From a region of the Nothobranchius furzeri strain GRZ-AD chromosome 12, NfurGRZ-RIMD1, whole genome shotgun sequence genome:
- the zgc:65997 gene encoding C-signal — MAVPVALIQGASRGLGLEFCKHILKNKSLAVVIATCRNPDGSSELRGLSGQHPGRLTVLKLDVNHEQEILEAAEQVKQNFGRLDLLINSSAMLHPSKRGETSLRDVSAQGVISTLTTNTVGPLVMAKYFAPLLQKGSGAFGQQPAVKAKHHSGIIANITAKVGSIGDNGLGGWYSYRMSKAALNMATRNLSIELGRSRPRVVCVSIHPGTVNTDLSRPYHKNVPKEKLFSPEHSVSCLMSIINSLNIDKTGKAYSWDGTELPW; from the exons ATGGCGGTCCCCGTTGCTCTCATCCAGGGTGCCAGCAGAGGGTTAGGGCTTGAATTCtgcaaacacattttaaaaaataaaagccttGCTGTTGTCATCGCGACATGCCGAAACCCTGACGGGTCCTCCGAGCTCCGGGGCCTTTCAGGCCAACACCCGGGCAGACTCACGGTTTTAAAGCTGGACGTGAACCACGAGCAGGAGATCCTTGAAGCAGCAGAGCAGGTTAAGCAGAACTTTGGTCGTCTGGATCTCCTCATCAACTCCTCAGCGATGCTTCACCCTTCCAAGAGAGGAGAGACCAGCCTGAGGGATGTTTCTGCACAG GGTGTAATTTCCACTCTGACAACCAACACTGTGGGTCCCCTGGTGATGGCCAAATATTTTGCTCCCCTCCTCCAGAAAGGCAGCGGTGCTTTTGGACAGCAACCTGCAGTGAAAGCCAAGCATCACAGCGGCATCATCGCCAACATCACAGCTAAAGTGGGGTCCATTGGAGACAACG GACTTGGGGGGTGGTACAGCTACAGAATGTCTAAAGCAGCTCTAAACATGGCTACCAGGAACTTATCCATAGAGCTGGGACGCAGTCGACCCAGG GTGGTGTGTGTGTCCATACATCCAGGAACAGTCAACACAGACCTCTCCAGACCTTATCACAAGAATGTTCCAAAAGAGAAGCTGTTTAGTCCCGAACACTCTGTGAGCTGTCTGATGAGCATCATAAATTCACTGAATATTGACAAAACAGGAAAAGCGTACAGCTGGGATGGGACTGAACTGCCTTGGTAG